One genomic region from Thunnus maccoyii chromosome 16, fThuMac1.1, whole genome shotgun sequence encodes:
- the LOC121914036 gene encoding 14-3-3 protein beta/alpha-1-like yields MDRTDLIQKAKLAEQAERYDDMAECMKEVTEKGGELSNEERNLLSVAYKNVVGARRSAWRVMSSIGLKTEGCEKKQQMVKEYREKVEKELQDICNNVLKLLDNYLIGNSTNPESKVFYLKMKGDYYRYLAEVASGDDKTKTIENSQQAYQEAFDISKTEMDPTHPIRLGLALNFSVFFYEILNSPEKACELAKKAFDEAIAELDQLNEESYKDSTLIMQLLRDNLTLWTSDNAAEEGDGGEAGEGGETEN; encoded by the exons atGGATAGAACGGATCTTATCCAGAAGGCCAAGCTGGCAGAGCAGGCTGAGCGCTACGATGACATGGCAGAGTGCATGAAGGAGGTTACGGAGAAGGGAGGCGAGCTGTCAAACGAGGAGAGGAACCTGCTGTCCGTCGCCTACAAAAACGTGGTCGGGGCGAGGCGGTCCGCATGGAGGGTGATGTCCAGCATCGGGCTAAAGACCGAGGGTTGCGAGAAGAAGCAGCAGATGGTCAAGGAGTATCGGGAGAAAGTGGAGAAGGAGCTGCAGGATATCTGCAACAACGTTTTG aAACTGCTGGATAATTATTTGATTGGAAACTCCACAAATCCCGAGAGCAAAGTCTTCTATCTAAAGATGAAGGGTGACTACTATAGATACCTTGCTGAAGTTGCCTCTGGAGACGACAAAACAA AGACCATTGAAAACTCACAGCAAGCATACCAGGAAGCATTTGACATCAGCAAGACTGAGATGGACCCCACACATCCCATCCGCTTAGGCTTGGCACTTAacttctctgtcttcttctatgAGATCCTCAACTCCCCAGAAAAAGCCTGTGAATTGGCTAAAAAG GCGTTCGACGAGGCCATCGCAGAGCTCGACCAGCTAAATGAGGAGTCCTACAAAGACAGCACTCTTATCATGCAGCTCCTCAGAGACAACCTGACA TTATGGACATCAGACAACGCCGCTGAGGAGGGAGACGGCGGAGAGGCAGGAGAAGGCGGCGAGACTGAGAACTAA